One genomic region from Curtobacterium sp. 9128 encodes:
- a CDS encoding carbohydrate ABC transporter permease: protein MRSIDADSARGRRSKSGWNWPLTIILAICSLTVFVPLYVTVVMAFKTTSQALDGNAFSLPAPFSMDGFVRAWELTDFPRAFGVSVLVAAISVTGTILLASFAAYAISHNWQHRLFRWSFFYLLAAMFLPFPVLALSQVKLTGMVGLDNPIGVAILHIMFQLSFSVLLFTAFLRSIPGELEESARIDGASVGQVFWRLLFPLLAPMSATVGIFAFLASWNDYMMPALITADPALQTLPVLQQIFQSQFSNNYNVSFASYLMAMAPSIIVYVLTQRWVMSGVTQGAIK, encoded by the coding sequence ATGCGGTCGATCGACGCGGACTCCGCCCGCGGCCGTCGATCGAAGAGCGGCTGGAACTGGCCGCTGACGATCATCCTGGCGATCTGCTCGCTGACGGTCTTCGTCCCGCTGTACGTCACGGTCGTGATGGCGTTCAAGACCACGAGCCAGGCGCTCGACGGCAACGCGTTCTCGCTGCCGGCACCGTTCAGCATGGACGGGTTCGTCCGGGCCTGGGAGCTGACCGACTTCCCGCGGGCGTTCGGCGTCTCCGTGCTCGTCGCCGCGATCTCCGTCACCGGGACGATCCTCCTTGCGTCGTTCGCCGCCTACGCGATCTCGCACAACTGGCAGCACCGGCTGTTCCGCTGGTCGTTCTTCTACCTGCTCGCCGCGATGTTCCTGCCGTTCCCGGTCCTGGCGCTGTCGCAGGTCAAGCTCACCGGCATGGTCGGTCTCGACAACCCGATCGGCGTCGCGATCCTGCACATCATGTTCCAGCTGTCCTTCAGCGTGCTGCTCTTCACCGCGTTCCTCCGCTCGATCCCCGGCGAGCTCGAGGAGAGCGCCCGCATCGACGGCGCGAGCGTCGGCCAGGTGTTCTGGCGGCTGCTGTTCCCGCTCCTGGCACCGATGAGCGCGACCGTCGGGATCTTCGCGTTCCTGGCGTCGTGGAACGACTACATGATGCCGGCGCTCATCACGGCCGATCCGGCGCTGCAGACGCTCCCCGTGCTGCAGCAGATCTTCCAGAGCCAGTTCAGCAACAACTACAACGTCTCGTTCGCCTCGTACCTCATGGCGATGGCGCCGTCCATCATCGTGTACGTCCTCACCCAGCGATGGGTGATGTCCGGTGTGACGCAGGGCGCCATCAAGTGA